The Methyloferula stellata AR4 genome includes a window with the following:
- the mfd gene encoding transcription-repair coupling factor, producing MIDLKRAVASLEKDRQLTLASVPDGFDAFCIADLTRALARAAERRAVVLVHVARDEQRARGFNEAMSFAAPEIEVMDFPAWDCQPYDRVSPNAAVTAARMTVLSRLALSRTALERPRILSTSVNAVLQRVPPLQQVGQESFSAAPGNAVDTEALVQWLQANGYGRASTVRDTGDYAVRGGIIDLFPPGMAQPVRLDFFGDTLESIRTFDPETQRTVGQMRSLDLVPMSEVQIKTDTMRHFRQAYVARFGAQTRGDALYEAISEGRRHAGFEHWLPLFYDRLDTVFDYVGDAPFVLDALAEDAANERLTQIKDYYDARKSAHDADPAHSNYKPLEPDALYLSPAEWRKDLDTAATVHVTPFAVPGSSKGLVIDGGARPGRSFAPERNDENANVFQAAADHARTLLYAGKRVIVAGWSDGSRERLAHVLGDHGLKNLEPVSSLVQAQALKKGVVALAVVGLEQGFETEDLAVIGEQDILGDRLVRSRKKSRRAQDFLSDVTTLTIGDIVVHVDHGIGRFAGLQAIEAAGLPHDCLELHYAEGAKLFLPVENLELLSRYGSEDTEVQLDRLGGGAWQKRKAKMRKRILEMAAGLIKIAAARELHEAPKLVPPEGLYDEFCAGFPYDETEDQLAAIDAVLDDLASGKPMDRLICGDVGFGKTEVALRAAFDAAVNGKQVAVVVPTTLLARQHYKNFAARFAHLPIKVAQMSRMVSAADLKAAKAGAADGSIDIVVGTHAVLGKTVSFKDLGLVVIDEEQHFGVQHKERLKELRAEVHVLTLSATPIPRTLQLAMTGVRELSIIATPPVDRLAVRTFVSPFDELLVREALLRERYRGGQSFFVCPRIEDLDEAAAFLRQNVPEAKYVIAHGQMAATELEDKMAAFYDGQYDILLATAIVESGLDIPTANTLIVWRADMFGLAQLYQLRGRVGRSKVRAYALFTLPTNRALTVQAERRLKVLDSLDTLGAGFQLASHDLDIRGAGNLLGDQQSGHIKEVGFELYQDMLEEAVTALKAGIEEPVEEAWSPSITIGTAVTIPEDYVADMQLRIGLYRRLATLETDEEIEGFAAEMIDRFGPLPEEVQHLMKLAAIKALCRHAHVEKVEAGPKGVIVAFRDNAFANPQGLVRYVSEQGSDAKVRPDMKIVFIRDFANAKARLEGTIQIMRTLVGLATKKKAA from the coding sequence GTGATTGATCTCAAACGTGCCGTCGCATCGCTCGAAAAGGACCGGCAGCTCACGCTTGCTTCGGTCCCCGACGGGTTCGATGCCTTTTGCATCGCCGACCTCACGCGAGCCTTGGCGCGCGCGGCCGAACGCCGCGCCGTCGTGCTCGTGCATGTTGCCCGCGACGAGCAACGCGCCCGCGGCTTCAACGAGGCGATGAGTTTTGCCGCACCCGAAATCGAGGTCATGGATTTCCCCGCCTGGGATTGTCAGCCCTATGATCGGGTCTCGCCCAATGCCGCGGTGACCGCGGCACGGATGACCGTTTTGTCGCGTCTCGCTTTGTCGCGCACGGCGCTTGAACGCCCGCGCATCTTGTCGACCTCGGTCAACGCCGTCCTGCAACGCGTGCCGCCATTGCAGCAGGTTGGGCAGGAGAGCTTTTCGGCCGCGCCCGGCAATGCGGTCGATACGGAAGCCCTGGTGCAATGGCTTCAAGCGAATGGTTACGGCCGAGCTTCGACGGTTCGCGACACCGGCGATTATGCGGTGCGCGGCGGCATTATCGATTTGTTTCCGCCGGGCATGGCGCAGCCGGTGCGGCTCGATTTCTTCGGCGATACTTTGGAATCGATCCGCACCTTCGATCCGGAAACGCAACGGACCGTCGGCCAGATGAGAAGCCTCGATCTCGTGCCGATGAGCGAGGTTCAGATCAAGACCGACACGATGCGCCACTTCCGCCAGGCCTATGTCGCGCGCTTCGGCGCGCAGACGCGCGGCGATGCGCTTTACGAGGCGATCAGCGAGGGGCGCCGTCACGCTGGGTTCGAGCATTGGCTGCCGCTGTTCTATGACAGGCTCGACACCGTCTTCGATTATGTAGGTGACGCGCCCTTCGTCCTCGACGCGCTCGCTGAAGATGCCGCCAATGAGCGCCTGACGCAGATCAAGGATTATTACGATGCGCGCAAAAGCGCGCATGATGCCGATCCGGCGCATTCCAATTATAAGCCGCTCGAACCCGATGCGCTTTATCTCTCGCCCGCGGAATGGCGCAAGGACCTCGACACAGCCGCGACTGTGCATGTGACGCCTTTCGCCGTGCCCGGATCGAGCAAAGGCCTCGTCATTGATGGCGGAGCGCGGCCGGGACGCAGCTTCGCGCCCGAACGCAATGATGAAAACGCCAATGTCTTTCAGGCGGCGGCCGATCATGCGCGTACCTTGCTCTATGCCGGCAAACGCGTGATCGTCGCCGGCTGGTCGGATGGATCGCGCGAGCGTCTCGCCCATGTGCTCGGCGATCACGGGCTTAAAAATCTCGAACCCGTTTCGTCGCTCGTCCAGGCTCAGGCACTGAAAAAAGGCGTCGTCGCGCTCGCCGTCGTCGGTCTGGAACAAGGGTTCGAGACCGAGGATCTCGCCGTCATCGGCGAGCAGGATATTCTGGGCGACAGGCTGGTGCGCAGCCGTAAGAAGTCGCGCCGCGCGCAAGACTTCCTGAGCGATGTTACGACGCTCACGATCGGCGATATCGTCGTCCATGTCGATCATGGTATCGGGCGTTTCGCCGGGCTGCAGGCGATCGAGGCGGCGGGTCTGCCGCATGATTGCCTTGAGCTGCATTATGCCGAGGGCGCCAAGCTCTTTCTGCCGGTCGAAAATCTCGAACTTCTGTCGCGCTATGGCTCGGAAGACACCGAGGTCCAGCTCGATCGTCTGGGCGGCGGCGCCTGGCAGAAGCGCAAAGCGAAAATGCGCAAGCGCATTCTCGAAATGGCAGCGGGGCTCATCAAAATCGCCGCCGCGCGCGAGCTGCATGAGGCGCCGAAGCTCGTCCCGCCGGAAGGGCTTTACGACGAATTTTGCGCCGGCTTTCCCTATGACGAGACGGAAGACCAACTCGCGGCCATCGATGCGGTGCTTGACGATCTTGCGTCAGGCAAGCCGATGGACCGGCTCATTTGCGGCGATGTCGGCTTCGGCAAGACCGAGGTTGCCTTGCGCGCCGCCTTCGATGCTGCTGTCAATGGCAAGCAGGTCGCGGTCGTTGTGCCGACGACCTTGCTCGCGCGCCAGCACTACAAGAATTTCGCGGCGCGTTTCGCGCATCTGCCGATCAAGGTCGCGCAAATGTCGCGCATGGTCTCTGCGGCCGATCTCAAGGCCGCGAAGGCCGGCGCGGCGGACGGATCGATCGATATTGTCGTCGGCACCCATGCCGTGCTTGGCAAGACCGTGTCGTTCAAGGATCTGGGTCTCGTCGTGATCGACGAGGAGCAGCATTTCGGCGTACAGCATAAGGAGCGGCTCAAGGAATTGCGCGCCGAGGTCCATGTGCTCACATTGTCGGCGACGCCGATCCCGCGCACCTTGCAGCTCGCGATGACGGGCGTGCGCGAATTGTCGATCATCGCGACGCCGCCGGTCGATCGCCTCGCCGTGCGCACATTCGTCTCTCCCTTCGACGAATTGCTGGTGCGCGAGGCTTTGCTGCGCGAACGGTATCGCGGCGGCCAGAGCTTTTTCGTCTGTCCGCGCATCGAGGATTTGGACGAGGCCGCCGCCTTCTTGCGCCAGAACGTGCCGGAGGCGAAATATGTCATCGCGCATGGGCAGATGGCGGCGACCGAGCTCGAAGATAAGATGGCCGCCTTCTACGACGGCCAATATGACATCCTTCTGGCGACGGCGATCGTCGAATCGGGCCTCGATATTCCAACCGCCAATACGCTTATCGTCTGGCGCGCCGATATGTTCGGCCTGGCGCAGCTCTATCAATTGCGCGGACGCGTCGGACGCTCAAAAGTGCGCGCCTATGCGCTTTTCACGCTGCCGACAAACCGCGCCTTGACGGTTCAGGCCGAGCGCCGCTTGAAAGTGCTCGATTCGCTCGACACGCTGGGCGCGGGCTTCCAGCTCGCCTCGCACGATCTCGACATCCGCGGCGCCGGCAATCTGCTGGGCGATCAGCAGTCGGGCCATATCAAGGAAGTCGGCTTCGAACTCTATCAGGATATGCTGGAAGAGGCCGTCACCGCGCTGAAGGCCGGCATCGAAGAGCCCGTCGAAGAAGCGTGGTCGCCCTCGATCACGATCGGGACGGCGGTCACGATTCCGGAAGATTATGTGGCCGATATGCAATTGCGCATCGGCCTCTACCGGCGTCTTGCCACGCTCGAAACCGACGAGGAGATCGAAGGCTTCGCCGCCGAGATGATCGACCGTTTCGGGCCCTTGCCGGAAGAGGTTCAGCATTTGATGAAGCTCGCAGCGATCAAGGCGCTCTGCCGTCACGCGCATGTCGAGAAGGTCGAAGCGGGGCCGAAGGGCGTCATCGTCGCCTTCCGCGACAATGCCTTTGCCAATCCGCAAGGGCTCGTGCGTTATGTCTCCGAACAAGGCTCCGACGCGAAGGTGCGGCCGGATATGAAGATCGTCTTCATCCGCGATTTCGCGAATGCCAAGGCGCGGCTCGAAGGCACGATCCAGATCATGCGCACCTTGGTCGGCCTCGCGACGAAGAAGAAGGCGGCCTAG
- a CDS encoding succinate dehydrogenase assembly factor 2 — protein sequence MDQPLKTPSRADLDLRRRRILFRSWHRGMREMDLILGGFAEAKVADLSDAELDDFEILLDATDRDVFGWVTGEFETPANFDTGLFRKICAFHTHEKPLHS from the coding sequence TTGGACCAGCCCCTAAAAACTCCCTCTCGGGCGGATCTTGACCTTCGCCGCCGTCGCATCCTGTTTCGCTCCTGGCATCGCGGGATGCGGGAGATGGATCTGATTCTGGGCGGCTTCGCCGAGGCCAAAGTCGCCGATCTGAGCGATGCGGAGCTTGACGATTTCGAGATCCTCCTCGATGCCACCGACAGGGATGTGTTCGGCTGGGTGACGGGGGAGTTCGAAACGCCGGCCAACTTCGACACTGGGCTGTTTCGGAAAATATGTGCCTTCCATACCCACGAAAAGCCGCTTCATAGCTGA
- a CDS encoding FkbM family methyltransferase translates to MAKTLTNDLSAFGRYTPQGAIARLLDLTRGASESWAGKRRAFFLRAMAMKAMKGQPLDVEALGARMRLYPYNNVCEKRILFTPQYFDLPEREFMQARMTPDFTFIDIGANVGGYSLFAAAEAGPRARILAIEPQPEIFERLTYNIGQNPFATIKAIACAIADRDGEITLFIDADNRGESSMRIINSDAVGESVKVPAKALISIVTEEGFERIDAMKLDVEGAEDLILEPFFRDAPRALWPRLLFLEFVPERWSIDLAALLIENGYAEVLRTPRKAAFELK, encoded by the coding sequence ATGGCAAAAACGCTCACCAATGATCTTTCCGCCTTCGGCCGCTACACGCCGCAAGGCGCCATTGCGCGGCTTTTGGATCTGACGCGGGGCGCTTCGGAGAGCTGGGCCGGCAAGCGCCGGGCGTTTTTCCTGCGCGCCATGGCGATGAAAGCCATGAAGGGCCAGCCCCTCGATGTCGAGGCGCTCGGCGCGCGCATGCGGCTCTATCCTTACAATAACGTCTGCGAAAAGCGCATATTGTTCACGCCGCAATATTTCGACCTGCCGGAGCGCGAGTTCATGCAGGCGCGGATGACGCCGGATTTCACCTTTATCGATATAGGCGCCAATGTCGGCGGCTATAGTCTTTTCGCCGCGGCGGAGGCCGGACCACGCGCAAGGATCCTGGCGATCGAGCCGCAGCCCGAGATCTTCGAACGGCTGACCTATAATATCGGCCAGAATCCCTTTGCGACGATCAAGGCGATCGCTTGCGCGATAGCCGATCGCGATGGCGAGATCACGCTTTTCATCGATGCCGACAATCGCGGCGAAAGCTCCATGCGGATCATCAATTCGGATGCCGTCGGCGAAAGCGTCAAGGTGCCCGCCAAGGCTTTGATCAGCATCGTCACCGAGGAAGGCTTCGAGCGGATCGATGCCATGAAGCTCGATGTCGAAGGCGCCGAGGATCTGATCCTCGAACCTTTCTTCCGCGATGCGCCGCGAGCGCTTTGGCCGCGTCTTTTGTTTTTAGAATTTGTGCCGGAGCGCTGGTCGATCGACCTGGCCGCGCTGCTGATCGAAAACGGCTACGCCGAGGTGCTGCGCACGCCGCGCAAGGCTGCTTTCGAGCTCAAATGA
- the map gene encoding type I methionyl aminopeptidase — MTFVDALEVTGRKSGHIKLHGPEAFAAMREAGRLTAEALDLLTEHVKPGVTTEFLDDLVFDFALANGAYPAPLDYRGYRKSICTSINHVVCHGIPDRKALKDGDIVNCDITLIVDGWHGDSSRMYLVGEVPRRAQRLVEVTYEAMMRGIAIVKPGATTGDIGAAIQDYAESERCSVVRDFCGHGLGRLFHDEPNILHYGRRGEGVALKPGMFFTIEPMINLGRPHVKILADGWTAVTRDRSMSAQFEHTIGVTETGYEIFTLSPKGLHHPPYNAGTAPAV, encoded by the coding sequence ATGACCTTCGTTGACGCCTTGGAAGTGACGGGCCGCAAGAGCGGTCATATCAAATTGCATGGTCCGGAGGCCTTCGCAGCCATGCGCGAGGCCGGCCGCCTGACGGCCGAAGCGCTCGACCTTTTGACCGAACATGTAAAGCCGGGCGTCACGACCGAATTTCTCGACGACCTCGTCTTCGATTTCGCCCTCGCGAATGGCGCCTATCCTGCACCGCTCGATTATCGCGGCTACCGGAAATCGATTTGCACCTCGATCAATCATGTCGTCTGCCACGGCATACCGGATCGGAAGGCCCTCAAGGATGGCGATATCGTCAATTGCGACATCACCTTGATCGTCGACGGCTGGCATGGCGATTCGAGCCGGATGTATCTCGTCGGTGAAGTTCCGCGGCGGGCGCAACGGCTTGTCGAGGTCACCTATGAGGCCATGATGCGCGGCATAGCGATCGTCAAGCCCGGCGCGACGACGGGCGATATCGGCGCCGCCATTCAGGATTACGCGGAAAGCGAGCGCTGCTCCGTGGTGCGGGATTTCTGCGGCCATGGACTCGGCCGGCTCTTTCACGACGAGCCCAACATACTGCACTATGGCCGGCGCGGCGAAGGCGTCGCTCTGAAGCCCGGCATGTTCTTCACGATCGAACCGATGATCAACCTCGGCCGTCCGCATGTGAAAATCCTGGCCGACGGCTGGACCGCCGTCACCCGCGACCGTTCCATGTCGGCGCAGTTCGAACATACGATCGGCGTCACCGAAACCGGGTACGAGATTTTTACGCTCTCGCCGAAAGGCCTGCATCACCCGCCCTATAATGCCGGCACTGCCCCGGCCGTATGA
- the radC gene encoding RadC family protein — translation MSKAPSSPLEDDGAPHYLGHRERLRERFRKAGDAALADYELLELVLFRAMPRRDVKPIAKALIARFGSFAEVVAARPERLAEIPNLGDASITELKLIEAAARRLTKSAIEKRPSMGSFSAVVDYCRTAMAFNDREQFRILFLDKKNQLIADEVQGTGTVDHTPVYPREIMRRALELNATALILVHNHPSGDPTPSTADIHLTHQIIAVGKPLNVLVHDHLIIGRHGHASFKGLQLI, via the coding sequence ATGAGCAAGGCGCCGTCCTCTCCCCTAGAAGATGACGGCGCGCCGCATTATCTCGGCCATCGCGAGAGGTTGCGCGAGCGTTTCCGCAAGGCCGGAGACGCCGCGCTCGCCGATTACGAATTGCTCGAACTTGTGCTTTTTCGCGCCATGCCCCGGCGCGACGTGAAGCCCATCGCCAAAGCCCTCATCGCCCGGTTCGGATCTTTCGCCGAGGTCGTCGCGGCGCGGCCCGAGCGGCTCGCCGAAATTCCGAATCTAGGCGACGCCAGCATCACCGAATTGAAACTGATCGAGGCCGCTGCCCGCCGCCTGACGAAATCGGCCATCGAAAAGCGCCCCTCAATGGGAAGTTTCAGCGCCGTCGTCGATTATTGCCGGACCGCCATGGCCTTCAACGACCGGGAACAATTCCGCATTCTCTTCCTCGACAAGAAAAACCAGCTCATCGCCGACGAAGTCCAAGGCACCGGCACGGTTGACCATACGCCGGTCTACCCACGCGAAATCATGCGACGCGCGCTCGAACTCAATGCCACGGCGCTCATTCTCGTGCACAATCATCCCTCGGGCGATCCGACGCCCTCGACCGCCGACATTCATCTGACGCATCAGATCATCGCTGTCGGAAAACCGCTGAACGTCCTTGTTCACGATCATCTGATCATCGGCCGGCACGGGCACGCAAGCTTCAAGGGGCTGCAGCTCATCTAG
- a CDS encoding putative bifunctional diguanylate cyclase/phosphodiesterase — protein sequence MKMDLMNLRDFRQGTLQGSAILAGIALVALATFVAFVATQQAIDTFFIASALVFSVYVVWQSRRTVQRLTESEAKAKQVAGHDILSGLPNRFLFNDLVDSEIGRCARNRSSFALFYLDLDRFKEINDTFGHDAGDQLIISITTRITRVLRQNDRLARLGGDEFGILQTDVKDPRDSAALAQRILDALSVPFDLGERQVFAGISIGIALCPQDATDRSGLMCLADLALYRAKHEGRNRYTFFEARMGEHLRLRKAIEDELRQAIANDGLGVEYQPVMSGDGQTMVGLEALVRWNHPTQGNLPPESFISLAEERGLIVPLGEWVLRRACLDARRWPELRVAVNVSPIQFRHKEFVSSVVKILQETGMEPQRLELELTEGVVIEDADQAENSIIELRALGIRMVLDDFGTGYSSLIYLRRFAFDKIKIDRSFLQYMEPSGESAIIVQSIVQLGRALGLTVNAEGIETPDQVEFLRALGCDELQGFLFSASLAADDVAAFAATAAGGYGLVPNMPLAVARAG from the coding sequence ATGAAAATGGACCTTATGAATTTGCGCGACTTCCGGCAGGGAACGCTCCAGGGTTCAGCCATTCTTGCAGGCATCGCTCTTGTCGCCCTGGCGACCTTCGTCGCTTTCGTGGCGACCCAGCAGGCCATCGATACGTTCTTCATCGCGAGCGCGCTTGTCTTCTCGGTTTATGTGGTTTGGCAATCGCGCCGGACGGTTCAGCGTTTGACCGAAAGCGAAGCCAAGGCCAAGCAGGTCGCCGGCCATGACATTCTCTCGGGTCTACCCAACCGCTTTCTGTTCAACGACCTCGTCGATTCCGAAATCGGCCGCTGCGCCCGCAATAGAAGCTCGTTTGCGCTTTTTTATCTCGACCTCGATCGTTTCAAAGAAATCAACGACACGTTCGGGCATGATGCCGGAGACCAGCTGATCATCTCGATCACCACGCGCATCACGCGGGTGCTTCGCCAAAACGATCGTCTGGCGCGGCTTGGCGGCGACGAATTCGGTATTCTGCAGACGGATGTGAAAGATCCGCGCGACAGCGCCGCCCTGGCACAGCGCATTCTCGATGCCCTGTCGGTTCCCTTCGACCTCGGCGAACGGCAGGTCTTTGCCGGTATTTCCATCGGAATCGCCCTCTGCCCGCAGGACGCGACCGACCGCAGCGGCTTGATGTGCCTCGCCGATCTTGCGCTCTATCGGGCAAAGCACGAAGGCCGCAATCGCTACACCTTCTTCGAAGCGCGCATGGGTGAACATTTGCGTTTGCGCAAAGCCATCGAGGATGAATTACGCCAAGCGATCGCCAATGACGGGCTCGGCGTCGAATATCAGCCCGTCATGTCCGGCGATGGACAGACAATGGTCGGCCTCGAAGCGCTCGTGCGCTGGAATCACCCGACCCAAGGCAATCTCCCGCCGGAAAGCTTCATCAGCCTCGCGGAAGAGCGCGGCCTGATCGTTCCCCTCGGGGAATGGGTCTTGCGGCGCGCCTGTCTGGATGCGCGGAGGTGGCCGGAGCTGCGCGTCGCCGTGAATGTCTCGCCGATCCAATTCCGGCATAAGGAATTCGTAAGCTCGGTCGTCAAAATTCTGCAGGAAACCGGGATGGAGCCGCAACGGCTCGAACTCGAGCTGACCGAAGGCGTCGTGATCGAAGATGCCGATCAGGCGGAAAACTCGATCATCGAATTGCGCGCGCTCGGCATAAGAATGGTGCTCGACGATTTCGGCACCGGCTATTCGAGCCTGATCTATCTGCGCCGCTTTGCCTTCGACAAGATCAAGATCGACCGGTCGTTCCTGCAATATATGGAGCCATCGGGAGAGAGCGCGATCATCGTCCAATCGATCGTCCAGCTCGGACGCGCACTCGGTCTCACCGTCAATGCGGAAGGAATCGAAACGCCGGACCAGGTCGAATTCCTGCGTGCGCTCGGCTGCGATGAATTGCAGGGCTTTCTCTTTTCCGCATCGCTTGCGGCCGATGACGTCGCGGCTTTCGCGGCGACGGCCGCGGGCGGCTATGGCCTCGTGCCAAACATGCCGCTTGCCGTCGCCAGAGCCGGATGA
- a CDS encoding usg protein, whose translation MSKQAQNGRVSDDFLKQLSGYGLTTAEILYRMPDHPGLLQSFIWQDYDIAPDFPTLIRFLTFWREKLDGALHSVRVGHSKLIKPAEIKAFDAEFRFN comes from the coding sequence ATGTCGAAGCAAGCGCAAAATGGCAGGGTATCGGACGATTTCTTGAAGCAGCTTTCCGGCTATGGTCTGACGACGGCCGAAATCCTGTACCGGATGCCGGATCACCCCGGTCTGCTCCAAAGCTTCATCTGGCAGGACTATGATATAGCACCGGACTTCCCGACCCTGATCCGGTTTTTGACCTTCTGGCGGGAGAAACTCGACGGCGCCTTGCATAGCGTCAGGGTGGGGCATTCGAAGCTCATCAAACCGGCGGAAATCAAGGCGTTCGACGCCGAATTCCGGTTTAACTAG
- a CDS encoding nucleotidyltransferase family protein, producing the protein MREVAAILLAAGQATRFGGGPQETKLAADLDGKPLIRYAAEAALASKAVCVVLVTGHAAEKVQDSVAGLDLFVVHNPAYTEGLSASLKAGVAALPDMVRGAIILLADMPFVTAEVIDRLIARFEDAPIEPDAVVPLRNGRQGNPVLIGRKLFPEVAMLVGDRGAKALLGGQDRLILDCPIDDSAIEIDVDTREILAGLKRPVS; encoded by the coding sequence ATGCGTGAGGTCGCAGCGATTCTGCTGGCGGCCGGGCAGGCCACCCGTTTCGGCGGCGGTCCGCAGGAGACGAAGCTTGCCGCCGATCTCGATGGCAAGCCTTTGATCCGTTATGCGGCGGAGGCGGCGCTCGCCTCCAAAGCCGTTTGCGTCGTTCTTGTCACTGGCCATGCCGCCGAAAAAGTCCAAGACAGCGTGGCGGGATTGGATCTCTTCGTGGTCCATAATCCCGCCTATACAGAGGGGCTTTCCGCCTCCCTGAAGGCCGGTGTCGCCGCCCTGCCGGACATGGTCCGGGGCGCGATCATCCTCCTGGCCGATATGCCCTTTGTGACGGCCGAGGTGATCGACCGGTTGATCGCTCGGTTCGAGGATGCACCAATCGAACCCGATGCGGTCGTGCCTCTCCGGAACGGGCGGCAAGGCAATCCTGTTTTGATCGGCCGGAAACTCTTTCCCGAGGTCGCCATGCTCGTAGGCGACCGGGGCGCCAAGGCGCTTCTGGGGGGCCAAGACCGTCTTATTCTCGACTGTCCGATCGACGACTCAGCGATCGAAATCGATGTCGACACGCGCGAGATTTTGGCCGGATTGAAACGGCCGGTTTCATAA
- a CDS encoding XdhC family protein, giving the protein MRLDLLAALNAERAARRACVLVTDLAAGTQRLVRANEIAADPLAGALQDQVGLGKSGLVHHDGRDWFLSVQIPPSRLIAIGAVHISQALAPIAKLIDLDIVIVDPRTAFASLERFPDVPLIAEWPEVALPPLGLDRFTAVVALCHDPRIDDPALAAALKSECFYIGALGSRKTHAKRLERLRGLGFGEAELGKIHAPIGLDIGAISPAEIAVSIIGELVSARRQKPLRAAAEVAA; this is encoded by the coding sequence ATGCGGCTCGACCTTCTCGCGGCCCTCAATGCCGAACGCGCCGCGCGGCGCGCCTGCGTGCTCGTGACGGATCTCGCCGCGGGCACGCAAAGGCTTGTGCGCGCAAATGAAATTGCCGCCGATCCGCTGGCCGGTGCGCTTCAAGACCAAGTCGGCCTCGGAAAAAGCGGCCTCGTCCATCATGACGGACGCGACTGGTTCCTGAGCGTCCAGATCCCGCCGTCGCGACTGATCGCGATCGGCGCCGTGCATATTTCGCAGGCGCTTGCCCCGATCGCCAAATTAATCGATCTCGACATTGTGATCGTCGATCCGCGCACGGCCTTCGCCAGCCTTGAGCGTTTCCCGGATGTGCCGCTCATCGCCGAATGGCCGGAGGTGGCGCTGCCGCCACTTGGGCTCGACCGGTTCACCGCTGTGGTCGCACTCTGCCATGATCCCAGGATCGACGATCCGGCTTTGGCAGCAGCCTTGAAGTCCGAGTGCTTTTATATCGGCGCCCTAGGCTCGCGGAAAACCCATGCCAAGCGGTTGGAGCGCCTGCGGGGTCTGGGCTTCGGCGAGGCCGAGCTTGGCAAGATTCACGCGCCGATCGGCCTCGATATCGGCGCCATCAGTCCTGCCGAAATCGCCGTTTCCATTATCGGCGAACTCGTCTCGGCCCGCCGCCAAAAGCCCCTGCGGGCGGCAGCGGAGGTGGCGGCGTGA
- a CDS encoding XdhC family protein, whose amino-acid sequence MLTSEDDILLTAQAWKQAGRQVALATVVETWGSAPRPVGSHLLIDETGGFLGSVSGGCVEGEVVTEAQDVIEDGKPRMLEFGVADETAWRAGLSCGGRIKVYVERVD is encoded by the coding sequence ATGCTGACATCGGAAGATGATATTCTGCTCACCGCCCAGGCGTGGAAGCAGGCTGGCCGGCAGGTCGCGCTAGCGACCGTGGTGGAGACCTGGGGATCGGCGCCGCGTCCGGTCGGGAGCCATCTCTTGATCGACGAGACCGGCGGCTTTCTCGGCTCCGTCTCCGGCGGTTGCGTCGAGGGTGAAGTCGTGACCGAGGCGCAGGACGTGATCGAAGACGGCAAGCCGCGCATGCTCGAATTTGGCGTCGCCGACGAGACGGCCTGGCGCGCCGGTCTCTCCTGTGGCGGCAGGATCAAGGTCTATGTCGAAAGGGTCGATTGA